One genomic region from Trueperaceae bacterium encodes:
- the aspS gene encoding aspartate--tRNA(Asn) ligase → MTGKAEAVEEGETHGSAATDRVLVRDLAAHIGGHVALAGWILTRRDLGGIRFLVLRDRTGVVQCVLEGIDVPLHESCVRVSGKVVEQPRAPGGIEVQASGLEIVSAATVPPPVELSKEEWQANPDTLLQYRHVTVRSPKARAVLKVEAELVRGFRAFLDAREFTEIFTPKLVSAGAEGGANLFEVDYYGRRAYLAQSPQLYKQIMVGVFERVYETAPVYRAEKSHTHRHLSEYLSLDVEFGFIEDDGDVMDLEEALLKSMLNSVAGSCGRELAALGAELPDRSVAFPRIELLAARELVAERYGHVSGGKDLDPEAERLVGRWAKEEHGADFVFVTRYPQAARPFYTYPLDGGLTRGLDLLFRGVEITSGGQRVHRPEVLVEELRKRNMDPEAFGDYLEVFRHGMPPHGGFAIGAERLTALLLGIHNVRFARAFPRDAQRLTP, encoded by the coding sequence ATGACGGGCAAGGCAGAAGCGGTCGAAGAAGGCGAGACGCATGGGAGCGCAGCCACGGACAGGGTGCTCGTGCGCGATCTGGCCGCGCACATCGGCGGGCACGTGGCCCTCGCCGGTTGGATCCTCACCCGCCGCGACCTAGGGGGCATCCGCTTCCTCGTCCTGCGCGATCGCACGGGGGTGGTCCAGTGCGTGCTCGAAGGCATCGACGTGCCGCTGCACGAGAGCTGTGTGCGCGTGAGCGGCAAGGTCGTCGAGCAGCCTCGCGCGCCGGGCGGCATCGAGGTGCAGGCTTCCGGCCTCGAGATCGTCAGCGCGGCCACCGTCCCGCCGCCCGTCGAGCTCTCCAAGGAGGAGTGGCAGGCCAACCCGGACACGCTCCTGCAGTACCGCCACGTCACCGTGCGCAGCCCGAAGGCCCGGGCCGTCCTCAAGGTCGAGGCCGAGCTGGTGCGCGGCTTCCGGGCGTTCCTCGACGCGCGGGAGTTCACGGAGATATTCACGCCCAAGCTCGTCTCCGCCGGCGCCGAGGGGGGCGCCAACCTGTTCGAGGTCGACTACTACGGGCGCCGCGCCTACCTCGCCCAGTCGCCGCAGCTCTACAAGCAGATCATGGTGGGCGTCTTCGAGCGCGTCTACGAGACCGCGCCCGTCTACCGCGCCGAGAAGAGCCACACGCACCGCCACCTCTCCGAGTACCTGTCGCTCGACGTCGAGTTCGGCTTCATCGAGGACGACGGCGACGTCATGGACCTCGAGGAGGCCCTCCTCAAGAGCATGCTGAACAGCGTGGCCGGGAGCTGCGGCCGCGAGCTCGCCGCGCTCGGCGCCGAGTTGCCAGACAGGAGCGTGGCGTTCCCGCGCATCGAGCTCCTCGCCGCGCGCGAGCTGGTGGCGGAGCGTTACGGGCACGTGTCGGGCGGCAAGGACCTCGACCCGGAGGCCGAACGGCTCGTCGGCCGCTGGGCGAAGGAGGAGCACGGCGCCGACTTCGTGTTCGTCACCCGCTACCCGCAAGCGGCCAGGCCGTTCTACACGTACCCGCTCGACGGCGGGCTCACCCGTGGCCTCGACCTGCTCTTCAGGGGCGTGGAGATCACGTCCGGCGGCCAGCGCGTGCACCGGCCGGAGGTGCTCGTAGAGGAGCTCCGCAAACGCAACATGGACCCCGAGGCCTTCGGCGACTACCTGGAGGTGTTCAGGCACGGCATGCCGCCGCACGGCGGCTTCGCCATCGGCGCGGAGCGGCTCACGGCGCTCTTGCTCGGCATCCATAACGTTCGCTTCGCGCGCGCCTTCCCGAGGGACGCCCAGCGCCTCACGCCCTGA
- a CDS encoding potassium transporter Kup: MATPVSPSRQYLPLSLIALGVVFGDIGTSPLYSMREAFAVTHGLDVAPETVLGVLSLIIWSLVLVVSVKYAVLAMRADRNGEGGILILTSLVTPLRGRPVGARRVLVLLGLFGTALLVGDGMITPSITVLSAVEGVAIAAPSLAGFIVPLAVAVLVVLFAAQRRGTDAVGRVFGPVMVVWFSVIAALGIAGVVREPSVLLAVDPRHAVAFFAHERWRGFLVLGSVFLAVTGGEALYADIGHVGKRAARIGWFAVALPALLLNYAGQGALLLDVPTAAGNPFFLLAPAWALAPLVGLATLAAIIASQALISGVFSLTMQAVRLGYLPRLKVEHTSAKTFGQVYVGSVNWLLLCACVALVLAFGTSSELAAAYGVAVTATTLITSVLLAVVAREVWRWSLPAVAASVGIFLLIDAAFLGANLAKVLHGGWFPLVVGAIVFTVMTTWRRGREELRARLGSSELAIERFLASIEATRPRRVPGTAVVMHGMKGVVPPALLANLRHNHVIHETVVMLVVETAEEPRVLRAERIAVKVYGDGFFQVRLRFGFMERADVPAALAGLVHPELNLDPDVTTYFLGRELVVAAERPQRTHVQGGRRPMPLWRKRLFVLLTRNAANAAYYFSLPPERVIEVGVQVEL; this comes from the coding sequence ATGGCGACCCCCGTCTCCCCTTCCAGGCAGTACCTGCCCCTCAGCCTCATCGCGCTCGGCGTGGTGTTCGGCGACATCGGGACCAGCCCCCTGTACTCGATGCGAGAGGCGTTCGCGGTCACGCACGGCCTCGACGTGGCGCCGGAGACGGTGCTAGGGGTGCTCTCCCTCATCATCTGGTCTCTCGTGCTCGTCGTCTCCGTGAAGTACGCCGTCCTCGCCATGCGGGCAGATCGGAACGGCGAGGGCGGGATCCTGATCCTCACCTCCCTCGTCACTCCGTTGCGCGGACGACCCGTCGGCGCGCGCCGGGTGCTCGTACTGCTCGGGCTCTTCGGGACGGCCCTGCTTGTCGGTGACGGCATGATCACTCCGTCGATCACGGTGTTGAGCGCCGTGGAAGGCGTTGCAATAGCCGCTCCGAGTCTGGCGGGGTTCATCGTGCCGCTCGCCGTCGCCGTCCTGGTGGTCCTGTTCGCCGCGCAGCGCCGAGGCACGGACGCCGTTGGCAGGGTGTTCGGACCGGTCATGGTCGTGTGGTTCTCGGTCATCGCCGCGCTCGGCATAGCGGGCGTCGTCAGGGAGCCGAGCGTTCTCCTAGCCGTCGACCCTCGCCACGCCGTGGCCTTCTTCGCCCACGAGCGCTGGCGAGGCTTCCTGGTACTGGGCTCCGTGTTCCTGGCGGTGACCGGCGGCGAGGCGCTCTACGCCGACATCGGTCACGTCGGCAAGCGCGCGGCGCGCATCGGCTGGTTCGCCGTCGCGCTGCCCGCCCTGCTCCTCAACTACGCCGGCCAGGGCGCGCTCCTCCTGGATGTCCCCACGGCCGCCGGCAATCCGTTCTTCCTCCTCGCCCCGGCGTGGGCGCTCGCCCCGCTCGTCGGGCTCGCGACCTTGGCCGCGATAATCGCCTCACAGGCGTTGATCTCGGGCGTCTTCTCGCTGACGATGCAGGCCGTTCGCCTCGGCTACCTGCCACGGCTCAAGGTCGAACACACGTCGGCCAAGACGTTCGGGCAGGTGTACGTCGGCAGCGTCAACTGGCTCCTGTTGTGTGCGTGCGTGGCGCTCGTCCTGGCGTTCGGGACGTCGAGCGAGCTGGCGGCCGCCTACGGGGTCGCCGTGACGGCGACCACGCTCATCACCTCCGTCCTCCTGGCGGTGGTCGCGCGGGAAGTGTGGCGTTGGAGCCTGCCGGCCGTGGCAGCCTCGGTGGGCATCTTCCTGCTGATCGACGCCGCGTTCCTAGGCGCCAACCTCGCGAAGGTCCTGCATGGCGGCTGGTTCCCGCTCGTCGTCGGGGCGATCGTCTTCACCGTCATGACGACGTGGCGGCGCGGGCGCGAGGAACTGCGCGCGAGACTGGGCTCGAGCGAGCTCGCCATCGAACGCTTCCTCGCGAGCATCGAGGCGACGCGGCCGCGACGGGTTCCGGGGACGGCCGTCGTCATGCACGGCATGAAGGGCGTCGTCCCACCCGCGCTCCTGGCCAACCTGCGCCACAACCACGTGATCCACGAGACGGTGGTCATGCTCGTGGTCGAGACGGCGGAGGAGCCGCGCGTGCTGCGGGCCGAGCGGATCGCCGTGAAGGTGTACGGCGATGGCTTCTTCCAAGTCCGTCTCAGGTTCGGCTTCATGGAGCGGGCGGACGTTCCGGCGGCCCTAGCGGGCCTGGTACACCCTGAGCTGAACCTCGACCCGGACGTGACGACCTACTTCCTCGGACGCGAGTTGGTCGTGGCAGCCGAGCGTCCGCAGCGGACGCACGTCCAGGGAGGCCGACGGCCCATGCCGCTCTGGCGCAAGCGGCTCTTCGTGCTGTTGACCAGGAACGCCGCGAACGCCGCCTACTACTTCTCGCTGCCGCCCGAACGCGTCATCGAGGTCGGCGTGCAGGTGGAGCTGTAG
- a CDS encoding nitronate monooxygenase, which produces MHLTSIIQGGMGVAVSNWRLARAVSSIGQLGVVSATGIDTVLVRRLQDGDSDGVVRRAMAAFPFPDVVKATLARYFLPGGRPLGKPYLRAPMPSVVDSHAHHALSMLGSFVEVFLAKEGHGGKVGVNLLTKLQLPNLSALYGAMLAGVDKVLMGAGIPREVPGALDRLARHASAAFRLDITETGPHALEVPPLVFDPASFGAEGLPALVRPDFYPIVSSHSLASMLHKKANGAVQGFVVEGPTAGGHNAPPRAKDVYDEKGQPVYGERDVPDLEQIAELGLPFWLAGSYGSPEGLERAKELGAAGVQVGTLFAYCRESGITTGLKRAVLEMIVAGRARVFTDPLASPTGFPFKVVEIPGSVSEEAVYQDRRRVCDLGYLREVYRDEAGGHGYRCPAEPVADYVRKGGRIEDTVGRKCLCNALMADIGLGQARKRGASELPLVTSGDDLAAIVPLIDTRDHSYGAADVVAYLLSGVEHKTTVPVG; this is translated from the coding sequence TTGCATCTAACCTCGATAATCCAAGGCGGCATGGGGGTCGCGGTCTCTAACTGGCGTCTGGCCAGGGCCGTCTCCTCGATCGGTCAGCTGGGCGTCGTCTCAGCCACCGGCATCGACACGGTTCTCGTCAGGCGGCTCCAGGACGGCGACTCAGACGGCGTCGTTCGTCGCGCCATGGCGGCCTTCCCGTTCCCCGACGTGGTCAAGGCGACGTTGGCCCGTTACTTCCTGCCCGGCGGTCGGCCGCTCGGGAAACCCTATCTGCGCGCGCCCATGCCCAGCGTCGTCGACAGCCACGCGCATCACGCCCTGAGCATGCTTGGCTCGTTCGTCGAGGTCTTCCTCGCGAAGGAGGGGCATGGCGGCAAGGTGGGGGTCAACCTGCTCACCAAGTTGCAGCTGCCCAACCTCTCCGCCTTGTACGGCGCCATGCTTGCCGGTGTCGACAAGGTACTCATGGGTGCCGGCATCCCGCGCGAGGTCCCTGGCGCTCTCGATCGCCTGGCCAGGCACGCTTCGGCCGCCTTCAGGCTGGATATCACGGAGACCGGCCCTCACGCCCTTGAGGTCCCGCCGCTCGTCTTCGACCCGGCGAGCTTCGGCGCGGAGGGCCTGCCCGCGCTCGTGCGTCCCGATTTCTATCCCATCGTCTCCTCGCACTCGCTCGCCAGCATGCTGCATAAGAAGGCCAACGGCGCGGTGCAGGGCTTCGTGGTCGAAGGCCCGACGGCCGGGGGCCACAACGCCCCGCCCCGAGCGAAGGACGTCTATGACGAGAAGGGGCAACCGGTCTACGGTGAGCGCGACGTTCCGGATCTCGAGCAGATCGCGGAGTTGGGCCTGCCCTTCTGGCTCGCAGGCAGCTACGGCTCCCCCGAGGGTCTCGAGCGTGCCAAGGAGCTGGGCGCTGCCGGAGTCCAGGTCGGTACCCTGTTCGCCTACTGCCGCGAGTCCGGCATCACTACCGGCCTCAAGCGCGCCGTGCTCGAGATGATCGTGGCTGGCCGCGCCCGGGTGTTTACGGACCCCCTCGCCTCGCCGACGGGCTTCCCGTTCAAGGTCGTCGAGATCCCCGGCTCGGTCTCCGAGGAGGCCGTCTATCAGGACCGCAGGCGCGTGTGCGACCTCGGCTACCTGCGCGAGGTCTACCGCGACGAGGCGGGCGGTCACGGCTACCGCTGCCCCGCAGAGCCCGTTGCCGACTACGTGCGCAAGGGCGGCAGGATCGAGGACACGGTGGGTCGCAAGTGCCTTTGCAACGCCCTCATGGCCGACATCGGGCTGGGGCAGGCGCGCAAGCGCGGGGCCAGCGAGCTCCCGCTGGTGACCAGCGGCGATGACCTGGCCGCGATCGTGCCGCTGATCGACACTCGCGACCACTCGTACGGGGCGGCGGACGTCGTGGCTTACCTGCTGTCCGGGGTCGAGCACAAGACGACCGTTCCGGTCGGCTAG